The Lycium ferocissimum isolate CSIRO_LF1 chromosome 1, AGI_CSIRO_Lferr_CH_V1, whole genome shotgun sequence genome includes a region encoding these proteins:
- the LOC132031285 gene encoding subtilisin-like protease: MKILKTFLFIFAILGCFSWPSMQSEMETYIVQVESPESQISTHSSRMELESWYNSFLPKTIATAGLDEKPHLIYSYHNVMIGFAARLSAEQVKEMEKKPGFISAWPQRILFLHTTHSPSFLGLQQNIGLWGDANYGKGVIIGVLDTGISPDHPSFSDKGMPPPPAKWKGKCESNFTTKCNNKLIGARTFPTSSESPVDDNGHGTHTASTVAGSFVKGANVYGNANGTAVGIAPLAHLAIYKVCDSFGCSDSDILAAMDAAIDDGVDILSLSLGGSSKAFYNDPIALGAYSATQRGILVSCSAGNNGPYDSTLSNEAPWILTVGASTLDRKLKATVKIGNQKVYEGESAFHPKGHNSTFFPLFDPASPARNATDFDSPYCGTGSLNDPEIKGKIVMCMAGGGYSNIEKGQAVKDAGGFGMILFNFPDYGFTNFADPHVLPALYITYKDGMEILDYMNSTSKPIARIAFQGTIIGDKDAPVVAAFSARGPSLASPGILKPDIIGPGVNILAAWPTSVDNKANTNSTFNIISGTSMSCPHLSGIAALLKSAHPTWSPAAIKSAIMTTAKTVNLANDPILDERLLPANIFAVGSGHVNPSKANDPGLIYDTQFKDYLPYLCGLNYTNRQVGNLLQRKVDCKEVKRIPEAQLNYPSFSITLGENSQTYTRTVTNVGDAKSSYCVEITSPPGVSVTVKPTTLKFSKLNQKLKYQVTFSRRVNSPNGGVVQGFLKWTSNKYCVRSPIAVVLDSTIGF; encoded by the coding sequence ATGAAAatcttgaaaacatttctttttatttttgctatACTTGGTTGTTTTTCATGGCCTAGTATGCAGAGCGAAATGGAGACGTACATAGTTCAAGTCGAATCACCAGAAAGTCAAATTTCCACTCACTCGTCGAGAATGGAGTTGGAAAGCTGGTACAATTCTTTCTTGCCAAAGACAATAGCAACTGCTGGCTTAGATGAAAAGCCGCACTTGATATATTCATATCACAACGTGATGATAGGCTTTGCAGCAAGATTGTCAGCAGAACAAGTGAAGGAAATGGAGAAGAAACCTGGCTTTATATCTGCGTGGCCACAGAGGATATTGTTTCTACACACTACGCATTCTCCGAGTTTTCTTGGATTGCAACAAAACATTGGCTTGTGGGGGGACGCCAACTATGGGAAAGGTGTGATCATTGGAGTCTTGGACACCGGGATTTCGCCTGACCATCCTTCATTTAGCGACAAAGGCATGCCTCCTCCGCCTGCTAAATGGAAGGGCAAGTGTGAATCTAACTTCACTACAAAGTGTAACAACAAGCTCATTGGTGCGAGGACTTTCCCAACAAGCAGTGAATCGCCGGTAGATGATAATGGACATGGCACACACACCGCCAGCACGGTTGCAGGAAGTTTTGTAAAAGGTGCCAATGTGTATGGAAATGCTAATGGAACTGCAGTTGGGATTGCCCCTCTTGCTCACCTGGCCATTTATAAGGTCTGTGATTCATTTGGTTGTTCCGACAGTGACATTCTAGCTGCCATGGATGCAGCTATTGATGATGGGGTCGATATCCTATCCCTTTCCCTTGGTGGAAGTAGCAAGGCATTCTACAATGATCCAATTGCACTCGGGGCGTATAGTGCAACACAAAGAGGTATTCTTGTAAGTTGCTCTGCAGGTAATAATGGTCCATACGATAGCACCTTATCAAATGAAGCTCCGTGGATTCTTACAGTAGGTGCAAGCACTCTTGACAGGAAACTCAAGGCCACTGTTAAGATCGGAAACCAAAAAGTATACGAGGGAGAATCAGCATTTCATCCAAAGGGTCACAATTCAACATTTTTCCCTTTGTTTGATCCTGCATCCCCTGCACGGAATGCAACCGACTTTGACAGCCCTTATTGCGGAACGGGTTCACTGAATGACCCTGAAATTAAAGGCAAAATTGTTATGTGCATGGCAGGTGGTGGTTATTCCAATATTGAAAAAGGACAAGCTGTAAAGGATGCCGGAGGCTTTGGCATGATTCTCTTTAATTTCCCTGATTATGGTTTTACTAACTTTGCCGATCCTCACGTCCTTCCAGCTCTGTATATTACTTACAAAGATGGAATGGAAATTCTTGACTACATGAactcaacatcaaaaccaattgCAAGAATTGCATTCCAAGGAACAATAATCGGTGATAAAGATGCTCCGGTGGTTGCTGCATTCTCAGCTCGTGGACCAAGCTTAGCTAGTCCGGGAATCTTGAAGCCCGATATTATTGGTCCCGGTGTTAACATTCTTGCTGCTTGGCCTACCTCAGTTGACAACAAAGCAAACACAAACTCTACCTTCAACATTATATCGGGTACCTCCATGTCTTGTCCTCACCTCAGTGGGATAGCAGCATTATTGAAAAGCGCGCATCCCACTTGGTCCCCTGCAGCTATTAAATCAGCAATCATGACAACCGCTAAAACAGTGAACCTCGCCAACGATCCCATCTTAGATGAGCGGCTCCTTCCGGCTAACATCTTTGCTGTTGGTTCAGGACATGTCAATCCATCAAAAGCCAATGATCCAGGGCTAATCTACGATACCCAATTTAAGGACTACTTGCCTTACTTGTGTGGTTTGAATTACACAAATCGACAGGTGGGAAACCTCCTGCAACGCAAAGTGGACTGTAAGGAAGTGAAACGTATTCCTGAAGCACAACTAAATTATCCTTCATTCTCCATCACACTCGGAGAAAATTCTCAGACATATACGAGAACAGTGACTAACGTTGGGGATGCTAAATCATCTTACTGTGTGGAAATTACATCACCGCCGGGAGTTTCCGTGACTGTTAAGCCCACGACTCTCAAATTCTCAAAGTTGAACCAGAAGTTGAAATACCAAGTGACGTTTTCAAGAAGAGTTAATAGCCCAAACGGTGGTGTTGTTCAAGGATTCTTGAAATGGACTAGTAATAAGTACTGTGTAAGAAGTCCAATTGCGGTTGTGCTAGACTCTACAATTGGTTTctag